From the genome of Mastacembelus armatus chromosome 21, fMasArm1.2, whole genome shotgun sequence:
GTTTGACTTCACAGCAGTTCCTCATTGCAAACACAGGGGGCGGCAGAAAAATTATTTCCATTCAAATGATGAATCGTCAAAATTTCTTCTGCTGGtccagttttaaaaatgtgactgcCTCTTTCTGAGTTTCATAAAAATCGCCTCAAGctacaaatgacaaatgtgctgcaagcatttaaaaaaaaaaaaaaaagtaaaggcaAACCAAAGGTGAGGACAGTCCAAGTTAAAGCAAGAAAATCCTCCGTTATAAACTCATGATAATTTAACACGTCCATCTACACAAAGAGCATTTTATTCTGAGCTTGTGCGTCCCTCCTGCCTCTAGGGAGCAGTATTCTCTTCAGGGCCTGCCATCTATGTGGCAGAGGCGAGTCTGCAGCTCGACCACCAACCGCCTCATCATTTCCCCGAGCTGGTCGTGCATCTGAACCAGCTGCGGGGGCGAGCAGCGGCCGAGTTCTCCAGGCGTCATCCTGCAGGTCAGAGCCTCCACCTCAGACAGCAGCCCGTCAGGGTGCGGCTGTCGTTCCCCGGCTGGCGTGTCCAGAGTCGGATTCCCGGAGCAGGTCGTCTCATCTGCAGGAACGGGCTCATCCAGCAGCTCTGTTGCTGCAATACAAACACACCGCTGTGAATTTACTGTTTCCTTTGTCTGCTAAGCAGCATCTGGCCTGAGCTCATTTAACTTCCCACCAAAGGACAAACTGATCTTTAATCTTTAACTAATTATGGCTGAGATGTAGATTCATCACCAAGATTATTTTTGAGTCTGGTGTTACAGTAAAACCTGTTTTGGTGGAATTTCTTTCCcctcttttattatttactgagAGTTTTTACACACCCAGAGTCTCCCCTGAggttttctcctcctcatcctggTTTTGAGGGGCACTGGTCTCCTCCGGTTCAGAGGTCATCATCTCGGTTTCATCAAAACTCTTCAGCTCGTCACCACCTCTTCCCTTCCGCTAGAAGTTCACAGTTCAAATGTCAAACAAGAATTTCACCTTCAGATTAAGTCAAATTAGAGTCCATCTGGTCTCTGCCCTCTGCTGTACCTGCTGTTCATAGACTTTAAGCGCCTTCTTGACATTGGAGATCTTTGGGGAACGAATTGGCAGAGTCTTGATATCACTGGGAGTCAGAGCACTGAGGTCACCGACTGTTTTGATATTTCTGGCTCTAACAAGCTGACCAAAACCCCGAGACCTACGAGCAGAGTTGACAGCACTGAagtggatgtttttattttagacttaaaacaaaaaaccttttcTTCACCAACCCTGCGCTGAACCTACCACATGGTGGAGGATATCTGAGGCAGCACAGCCTCCACAGGCGTCGAGCAGCCGACCAGTGCAGGGTAGACACAGTCTCTGGGGACAGGACGAGGCTCCTGGCTCATTTCAGAAATCTGGAAAACAGTGTTTTAGAGCGAATTAGGACCAAGACCATCCAACTATGAAGAAAACTGTAAAACCTTTTAGCTTCTTCTAGTTCACATTAAAGGGGAAGTGTCAGGTGAAGAAACTGAGCACTCCTCATCTTTTTAGGGCTAGCAGCTCAGGGCTAACTTAGCCGTTCATTAGCAGGACACACCAGAATCTCAGACTGGTGTGTTCTATGGGCAGGTGAGTTCGATTGGGAGTGTAAATGCTAAATCGGTTCTGGACTCTCTGATATCAGAAACCATTTGCAGCACTGGCTGGCGGTTCAGAGTTTGGTGGAAGCTAAATCTTCAAATAACAGGACAGTAAATCTGTGTAAAAAGGCTAACGGGTTAGTCAGTACTGTCAACACATACCAGGCATTTCTTGGAGCTCTTGTAACCTGGACTGTGCAGATGTCTGGGACTCAGGATGAGCGAGCCCTTTGTTGGAGTGGAGACGTACTaaaacaggaagcagaagaaagtCACGTCAGGCAGGTAAGTAAAGAAACGGTGGACAAAGCAGGTCTGCGTCTGAAACGTGGCACCAAGCAACCAGACGGGCCTCATTCACACCTTAGGCTGTGAGCCGCTAAGTCTCAATCTTCTGGGGGAGCTGGTCCTGACAGCTGGGCTGCGGCGATCGATGTCatctgctgtttcctgttgctGGATTGGATCAGCGAAAGACACGCGTCTCGACTGCAGAGTAAAAGGACAAGACCgctacttttaaaaacaaacccaaaaatATAGAAACCTTCTGCATTTTGCCCAATATCGAGATAAAACGTGTGTCGCTTACTTTGACAAGGGGTGAGGGAGTCTCCTCCTCTAGTGGTCTCTTCTGGCTCTTCTTAAGGATACTGGTAGACGGTGAGGCTGAAGGAGACCAAGTCCCTTTGGTCTTGCCATTGATGGGGCTTTGTCCAGCATCTGAAACAGCAACAGCCTCGAGATCCTTCTGTTTTTCTGGAGAATCCTGAAACACCTCTTTGCCTGTAGATTCTGCAGACACTGGAGCGTTACAAACATCTCTCAGAGCAGCATCATCGTTTTCAGTGTTGGCACACTGAGTTTCCTTGTCCCCCTGAAGTCCCACAGTCGGGATCTTGCTGCCGTTACCATCCTCCTGCACAGACGTGATCTCCCCCTCAGCACTGGtctctgtttgctgtttggAGGGAAACTGTTCATCCCCCTTTGAGAGCTCATCTACAACATCTGGACACGCTGCGTGATTTTCTGAAGAGGTGCAATGATCAGCCCCAGCTGTGTCGGCCACTGGAACAACTGGATGTTCTTTTTGGTCTGACACGGCTTCAGTTTTCTCCTTGGTTTCAGACACGTCTTCGTCTTCCTCTCCTGTTTCAGACACAGCTTCAGTTTTCTCCTCAGTTTCAGACACGTCTTCGTCTTTATCTCCTGTTTCAGACACAGCTTCAGTTTTCTCCTCAGTTTCAGACACGTCTTCGTCTTTATCTCCTGTTTCAGATAGAGCTTCAGTTTTCTCCTCAGTTTCAGACACCTCTTCGTCTTTCTCCCCTGTTTTAGACACAGCTTCAGCTTTCTCGGTTTCAGCCACGTCTTTGTCTCTCTCACCTGTTTCAGACATGTCTTCAGTTTTCTCCCTGGTTTCAGACACGTCTTCGTCTCTTTCCTGTGTTTCAGACACAGCTTCAGTTTTCTCCTCAGTTTCAGATACGTCTTCGTCTCTGTCCCCTGTTTCAGAGTCTTCAGTTTTCTCCTCAGTTTCAGATACGTCTTCGTCTCTGTCCCCTGTTTCAGAGTCTTCAGTTTTCTCCTGGGCTTCAGACACGTCTTCAGCTTTCTCCTTAGTTTCAGCCATGTCTTCATTTTTCCTCCCTGTTTCAGACATGACTTCAGCTTTCTCCTCTGAAGACTCTGAGACCTGCAGTCTGTCTGTCGTGTCACCAGGAAGCACCAGTGTGTCCACAGCTGAATCCATAGATTTTTCCTGATTCTGTTCACGACTTATTCCAACTGATTCAAGCATTTCCACGTCCCCAGTGTCAGTCTCTTGTAGTAAAGTATTACGAGCGTTGGTTTCAGAGTCTCTTGGTTCCTGTTTGCGAGGTGACACATGAGTCTTCTTAATGTCGGTCTCAGTTTTCTCAGGAAGGGGATCCACAGCTAGAACAGGATCACCCTCTACCTCCATAGACAAACTCTCATTAAATTGCTCTTCAGCGTGACTTGTAACCTGAAGTGATTGAGAACCCTGCAAATCTGGGGTTTTCTGTGAATCCTCtaaatctttcatattttcagcttcgctgctttgtgtgtctgcctgttgAGAAACATCAGCATCGTCCTTTGCCAGATCCTTGTTGTCTTTAGATTCAAGGGCCAGAGGACTTTGAAGAGAGACGCGAggtttccttcctctctttttgaCCACAGGGGAACTTTCTCTGACCTCTGAGGATTCAGACTCTGAGGACTCCATATTGGCTACTTGAGAAGACCTTCGTCCTGCGTATCTGCCTCTGCCTTGGGAGGAGGACTCTGTTGATCCTGCAACATTTAATGACTGAGAGCTCTTTGGGGTAGAGCTGGGACTTGACAAGTCCTCTTTTACTTTGCTCATTCTGGTCCGACCTCCAAATTTGGCCTCCACCTGACTGTCAGGAGACACTACAGTCTGGGAATTAGACCGACTCTGGACTCCTAACGGATCCTTATTGTCACTTTTGTCTGAGGGTTTGCTCTGCCGTCTCCGTCTACCCTGTGACTGGCTGTCGTAGTCAGACTGCGAGTCCGACTGcagctcagtttggctggactcATGCTCTCTGGTGCTTCTCCGTCTGCGTTCAGGTGTATCAAGGAAGTCCGCTGAGCTCCTGAACAACTTGATCTTTTTCTTTGCTCTACCCTGAGAGTTAGTTTGGCTCGACTCACTCCGAGCCCTTGTTTGTACCCTGCTGctctcctcctcagcagcctgcTTACTTCTTGTGTTAGGCCTGTTTTGGACTGAACTCAATTTTGGAGAATCAGTTTTGAGCTCCTCTCCAGAACGTTTCCTTTTGAGCTGCGTGTGTTTATCTTCCCGTTCGTCAGTGTTTTCTCCAGGAAGCGGAGGCTTGCCTCTGTAGCGTCCAGGCTTTCTGGATTCACCTGGAGAAGTTTGGATCACAGGGGACTGAGAATCACCCAGAGTTGGCTCAGATTCCTCTTTCTGGCTTGAGTTTTTCATCTCCTCTAATGTGGAAGGCTTTTGTATAGTCATCTCGTCCTGCACTTCACACTGGGTGTCTGGGATAAGACATTCAACCTCTGCTGTGTCACTGCACAGTTCAGGCAGCTGTCCGACTTTGCAGCGTTCATCTGGAGAAGTCTGTGTCACAGAGGTTTGAGAATCACCCAGAACTGGTTCAGAGTCCTCTTTTTGGCTTGAGTGATCCATTTCCTCTAATGTGGAATCCATTTGTTTACTATTCCTGCCCTGTAGTTCAGTTGGGGTGTCTGGGATTACACATTCATCCTCAGTTGAGTCATTGGGCAGTTCAGGCAGCAGTGGTTTGACTCTGTTGCGTCCAGACCTTCTGGGTTTGCCCGCAGAAGTCTGCAACACAGGGGACTGAGAATCACCCAGCGACTGAGAATCACCCAGCGACTGAGAATCACCCAGCGACGGTTCAGATACCTCTTTTTGGCTTGAGCATTTAATTTCCTCTAACTTGGAAGCCATCTGTGTAGTACTCTTGCCCTGTGCTTCGACTGGGGTGTCTGGGATAACACATTCATCCTCTGTGGAGTCACTGGACATTCTCTCAGTTAGCCTTACTGGCTCACTTTTAATCCTGGAGTCCTTTGGCCTTCGAGGAGACTCAGGGTTATCGTTCATTGGACTCTGCGAGCTCACTTGTCTTGTCCGGGTGGATGAGGAATCCTGAGAGTCTGGACTAGTGGCTGTGTGGGAAGCCTGAGAGGATGACGTCTTGTCTGTGTTAGAGCGTTCCTGGCTGTTGGAGGTCTTTATGAGGGGACCTGTGAATGTAGACATGCCGCCAGGGCTGGCAGGCTTTCCCTCAGGATACTTCTCCAGCGTGATAAAGTACTGACGACGACTGTGCCTGAGACTTCTGCGTTCTTTAGACTGCACATCCATGTCTTCTGCTCTTTCATCACCCGTGGTTTTCTCCTCCATGGAAACGTTTGAC
Proteins encoded in this window:
- the rif1 gene encoding telomere-associated protein RIF1, which gives rise to MMATTGPPSSSSFLPLLESVEDSAAGQSEQTDAYLTIANRLSGEEGRQFLPAVEKHFSRLGKAILAHINSANTELSQAALQALGFCVYHSHVVSGLPESFATEILSALCSLVVKSTDKNTCTRALWVISKQSFPPEVVADKVSSILGTLENVWSREDVQSVVMEHEALNVVIRLLEQVPAQMGDRAVRWAKLVIPLVVHSASKVRLRAAAAMEMGMPLLLGKQAQVAAVIEPLMSSKLVPELQKLFMSKNETNVLKLWPLFVKLLGKLLHRGGPFINSLLHLEELGFRSSSPAIKKIAFIAWKSLIDNFALNPDILCSAKRMKLLMQPLTSINVRTETLLLTKVEVWWYLVVQLGPNLSSNFDQVSVPLLQCTIGSDSSSVPVMPSRSVNQNAAATPGTTKAGTPSFNSSANMSLINLNSSVIAHTTFPSIQLLGLEMLLHYFLGPEAVVAAAKYKLILSLEPLTHPLLSGASSFAKHAAVLISNIREGFTNIGKDAPDPLLAVLWKSLARFVSLTIESGGSKKERQGCEVLTLMLQALQSIVTSEALPAARVLVLFEATVRGIPQRVLGSASYQVGKMDVLNGTPALFLILLLYNSSMLSAYTEDERFFQCLQTLVSCSLSGPTSPLAFSEAVLGAIGRSAGSVQNKEQLFRMWSVVVSPLTDTITQSNEVNQGDALEHNFSATHSALLFPVTHLLRGAPLQQAAQKSMLSTWSKLYKVFARCSALVVTAEENICCEELCAKMAASLDRDALMVPSTLNAVANILQVMVECVDFSPYTPQFQQKLKSPHTPVNWMRKRSKALGNLSTFQSLLVQCLEGYLEGPEASHEPTGAALVSILSALFTNLVLANAVQEALTSLIQPLTLFYKQAASDQPRFSAQLLGKLEKLVSEVLGCLQSRSTLAYDDELLALLSPLLCVLFPHKNKQLRTSVTQFWNSTFANSLSLAYPDEMRPILSQVKQKTPIILPGFEVVVVPDELSDQYSSESSQLETKLSGMPVSSVGKRDSLMEKDKSSTKTTKPVSTKLDFGSPKPPRKEVLEEEASVDFVFIPPETKERVLTEHQKEVKRTKRVDIPAMYNNLDASQDTTVFTQYTQSQEDSSDNLPTEQANSVTEEAPGKVPQEDVEKREDAEGLAEDTQDYASPEAAAGTITETHQQEETTPQSNVSMEEKTTGDERAEDMDVQSKERRSLRHSRRQYFITLEKYPEGKPASPGGMSTFTGPLIKTSNSQERSNTDKTSSSQASHTATSPDSQDSSSTRTRQVSSQSPMNDNPESPRRPKDSRIKSEPVRLTERMSSDSTEDECVIPDTPVEAQGKSTTQMASKLEEIKCSSQKEVSEPSLGDSQSLGDSQSLGDSQSPVLQTSAGKPRRSGRNRVKPLLPELPNDSTEDECVIPDTPTELQGRNSKQMDSTLEEMDHSSQKEDSEPVLGDSQTSVTQTSPDERCKVGQLPELCSDTAEVECLIPDTQCEVQDEMTIQKPSTLEEMKNSSQKEESEPTLGDSQSPVIQTSPGESRKPGRYRGKPPLPGENTDEREDKHTQLKRKRSGEELKTDSPKLSSVQNRPNTRSKQAAEEESSRVQTRARSESSQTNSQGRAKKKIKLFRSSADFLDTPERRRRSTREHESSQTELQSDSQSDYDSQSQGRRRRQSKPSDKSDNKDPLGVQSRSNSQTVVSPDSQVEAKFGGRTRMSKVKEDLSSPSSTPKSSQSLNVAGSTESSSQGRGRYAGRRSSQVANMESSESESSEVRESSPVVKKRGRKPRVSLQSPLALESKDNKDLAKDDADVSQQADTQSSEAENMKDLEDSQKTPDLQGSQSLQVTSHAEEQFNESLSMEVEGDPVLAVDPLPEKTETDIKKTHVSPRKQEPRDSETNARNTLLQETDTGDVEMLESVGISREQNQEKSMDSAVDTLVLPGDTTDRLQVSESSEEKAEVMSETGRKNEDMAETKEKAEDVSEAQEKTEDSETGDRDEDVSETEEKTEDSETGDRDEDVSETEEKTEAVSETQERDEDVSETREKTEDMSETGERDKDVAETEKAEAVSKTGEKDEEVSETEEKTEALSETGDKDEDVSETEEKTEAVSETGDKDEDVSETEEKTEAVSETGEEDEDVSETKEKTEAVSDQKEHPVVPVADTAGADHCTSSENHAACPDVVDELSKGDEQFPSKQQTETSAEGEITSVQEDGNGSKIPTVGLQGDKETQCANTENDDAALRDVCNAPVSAESTGKEVFQDSPEKQKDLEAVAVSDAGQSPINGKTKGTWSPSASPSTSILKKSQKRPLEEETPSPLVKSRRVSFADPIQQQETADDIDRRSPAVRTSSPRRLRLSGSQPKYVSTPTKGSLILSPRHLHSPGYKSSKKCLISEMSQEPRPVPRDCVYPALVGCSTPVEAVLPQISSTMWSRGFGQLVRARNIKTVGDLSALTPSDIKTLPIRSPKISNVKKALKVYEQQRKGRGGDELKSFDETEMMTSEPEETSAPQNQDEEEKTSGETLATELLDEPVPADETTCSGNPTLDTPAGERQPHPDGLLSEVEALTCRMTPGELGRCSPPQLVQMHDQLGEMMRRLVVELQTRLCHIDGRP